Proteins co-encoded in one Pseudobdellovibrionaceae bacterium genomic window:
- a CDS encoding integration host factor subunit beta has translation MTKADLINLIATKANITRVKAEAVVNTIFDSMVESLVEGDRIEIRGFGSFVNREYKGHQGRNPRTGEIISVKAKKLPFFKAGKQFKEEINNGSSTKENS, from the coding sequence ATGACAAAAGCAGACTTAATAAATTTAATAGCAACAAAGGCCAACATCACACGCGTTAAGGCCGAAGCTGTGGTGAATACAATTTTTGACAGCATGGTAGAGTCTCTTGTTGAAGGCGATCGCATTGAAATAAGAGGGTTTGGCTCTTTTGTAAATAGAGAGTACAAAGGTCACCAAGGCCGTAACCCTCGCACGGGCGAAATCATTTCTGTCAAAGCGAAGAAGTTACCCTTTTTTAAAGCTGGTAAACAATTTAAAGAAGAGATCAACAATGGCTCTTCGACAAAGGAGAACTCGTGA
- a CDS encoding EF-P lysine aminoacylase GenX, giving the protein MDEKVKINCKKWFRFLNQVRTILSSKGFEEVVTPTLVPAGALEAELYPFQTEFKYGSQTQTLELPTSPEFHLKKLLAAGWGSLFEIKSCFRNEEHSDAHRPEFTMLEFYEVGADSQKLQQTVKDLIAEVIGSCGVAGEVEVPQWETLKIADLFLPLGLKLTPETTRADLWSLCHSLNIPVAESDTFNDLFFRVWLERIEPHFETGKLLCVKDFPPSQAALAALNSQGWADRFEIYWKGFELGNAFFELQDAERLQERYKVENQKRVSVQRPRHPYDPEIFAATAKLPQCSGIAIGLERLFMAIYGLKKISEFKFQDFKLSE; this is encoded by the coding sequence ATGGATGAAAAGGTAAAGATAAACTGTAAAAAATGGTTTCGGTTTTTAAACCAAGTCAGGACTATTTTAAGTTCGAAGGGGTTTGAAGAGGTGGTCACACCGACTTTGGTTCCTGCGGGGGCTCTTGAGGCCGAACTCTATCCTTTTCAGACGGAGTTTAAGTATGGAAGTCAGACCCAAACTTTAGAATTGCCCACCAGCCCTGAGTTTCATCTTAAAAAATTATTGGCCGCAGGCTGGGGTTCGCTCTTTGAAATTAAAAGCTGTTTTCGAAACGAAGAGCATTCAGATGCTCACCGACCTGAGTTCACCATGCTAGAGTTTTACGAGGTAGGAGCTGACTCGCAAAAACTTCAGCAGACCGTAAAAGACCTCATTGCAGAAGTGATTGGGAGTTGTGGTGTAGCGGGAGAAGTTGAGGTGCCCCAGTGGGAGACCCTTAAGATTGCGGATCTATTTTTACCTCTAGGATTGAAGCTTACGCCTGAAACCACCCGTGCCGATCTATGGTCTTTATGCCACAGTCTAAATATTCCTGTGGCCGAGTCAGACACTTTTAATGATCTGTTTTTTAGAGTGTGGCTTGAGCGGATCGAACCTCACTTTGAAACGGGGAAGCTGCTTTGTGTGAAGGACTTTCCACCATCACAGGCGGCCCTAGCGGCTTTAAATTCTCAAGGTTGGGCGGATAGATTTGAAATTTATTGGAAGGGCTTTGAGCTGGGAAATGCTTTTTTTGAATTGCAGGATGCGGAAAGATTGCAAGAGCGTTACAAAGTGGAAAACCAAAAAAGAGTGTCTGTGCAAAGACCCCGTCATCCCTATGATCCCGAAATTTTTGCTGCCACAGCCAAACTCCCTCAGTGCAGTGGGATAGCTATTGGGCTTGAACGTCTGTTTATGGCGATTTATGGACTAAAAAAAATCTCGGAATTTAAATTCCAAGATTTTAAGTTGTCAGAATAA